In Salvia miltiorrhiza cultivar Shanhuang (shh) chromosome 4, IMPLAD_Smil_shh, whole genome shotgun sequence, the DNA window ttgttctgaagagcttataagctcagccaaacaccctgtTTAACTTTTTATGTGAATAAAAACGgaacaaaaaaattgaaaatgagcAAAACCCCCCCAAAATTAGAGCACACGAAGTTGATGTCTTCTTTTTATTCGGCTCACGTACTATTGCAGAGGAATAGCCATTTTATTTTTTCGGGGATAAGATAATAAATATAGAACGATCTTTTCATTCGTACTCATCAAACATATTTACCCAATCTTATATCACAATCTAAAATTGTATAAATAGATGTTGGTGatcaaatgaattaattgtaTTCCTAGAATATTATTTCAAAGTTCAATATAACTCgtattatttcaaaatattaaattactatttttaattaatatttgatgaAAACCTTGCGATTAATAGatcaaaacaaaagaaaagttaAAGATAACAACGAGTAATATATTATCAAgtcttaattaaatttgaaatatcaGTTGTGTTCGGAAATTTCAAATAGCTAGACGATTTCTCGATTAAAGAAGTTGTTTCTTGAAGCAGCGATTTTTTTCAAACAGACTATTATTAATAAACGTAAGAAAATTCAATGGTGGATGAATAATACGCAGAATAATCTTAGTATGTGAACTGTGTGAACATGAAATTAGGAACATGAGTAACTGTAATACAATTCCAAATTTAAATTGACTCCACTATAATAAATAGTAATATCTGGTTGTTGTATAATTCTCATTATTATCCAAACTTGAAATTACTAGGACACCACCATAAAGCCGATTTTCCATGATTCAAGTACAAATTTTCTCCTCTATATAATGTTACTAGTACTTCCATTCGTACGATGCACGACGAATatcgaaattaattaatatatttaaataaataaatataaatattaaatataatcaaaatatgaataaatgcaaaatatattttaataaataaatattttatatacaaaCATAGGAAAAGAAAGTTGTAAAAAGTaatggagagagaaaataacatattaaaaaaaaacttcataatttatttattttgatgatttttatatcatattaaagatcttttcacgaacttaaatttaagatgcatattgaatatttttttcattaatcaaTTATGACGatatttagaagaaaaaaaatgagaagaagTGAAAAAATTGATAGGAAGacagaaaaataattgaaaaattggtggaagaagagagagaaaaaatggaggggaaaactcctcttttatatattatatagatagattACCGATATATAATTATGATCGCTCTCGATCATGTATACATGCAATATTTACTAATTTTATCTCGGGCGATTTACATACCTTgcatgaatatttttattcttaagaatagatttctctAATTTTATCCTTTTGAGTGgaatatgaattaaataaaattagcttaaattataaaaataatcaagagtCTTGAGGTATTTTAAAGTAaacaagaaattaattaatcttattatttttatctatcaatgtTAATCCCCCAAAGTAAATGCCCGTAGGATTTTGGCTAAACGATGGCTCCTGCAGTCTATAATAATAAAACGTTTTAGAATTTATGAGATGTTCAATATGTtgtacataaataaataaaattgttagTAATGATGTTGTAATTAAATATAATCGTTTGAAATAAGATATggtcaatttatttttatttttattatatatatatatactccctccgtcgtaCTATAAGTGAGACCCATTTTTTTgaacacgagaattaagaaataatgtattttatgtgtaggtgaaaaagtgaaaatatgtttaaaagataaaacttttatcaaaaaagaaattagtttcaaaataaaaagagttTCACTTATAGTGGAACGAGGGGCATTCAGACGGAGAGGGTATTTTACCAAATGATAATATTCAACATTTTGTAAGTGATAAAAATATCTTACGAGAACAAGGAGCTACTAAATTCAACTTTTGACCCTGCGTCATCCAAAGTTTGAAGgctttatctttttattaaggGCTTTTAGCACCATAAAgatcataaatttaaattaaaaataaaaataaaaaactttttAAGTAAActtgggtggggggtgggggtgggcaggggtggggtggcgaaaataccagatttattaaaatgaaatgtattttttgtataatttaatgcatttttatgtaaaatttttatgcacttttgtttgattttatatgcatgtgaaacatgactattttgggggggtggtaatggggagtgtggggtgggttggggggtggtgcggggtggggtggtgaaaataccaaaactgtaaaaatcaaatgcatttttctgttcaaagttatgcatttcatgtgaaaacttaatgcatcttcgtgtgaaactatatgcatctaaaatatatctattttgagaaaatctaaaaaaaatatatatattttttaattattaaatccgaaaattacattccaattttacccctctccatattttgccttgaaataccttgccacgtgtcaccatcttgatgcgccacatgttataaatgtgtggtctagatttggatctacggatctattataagcattggatatttcatgatcccattcctatatatatatattggattATTAGTGCTTAAATACACTAATTTTGGAATAGTTTGATTTTACACAtgcatgaactttaaaaaatataaaaaaatacaaaaaaatacataaactttaatgttgtattccattcgtcccacgaatcttgaaaGGTTTGTATCATATAATAAAGATTTGTATGATTGGATTAAAATCATACAAATATGGTATCATATTTATGATATTAAATTTCGAAAACGGCTATTGAGAAATGGAATGAAATGAAAGCAGCAGTTTGTCTTTCCCAAAAATCTTCTAGATGAAATAGCTCCCATTTATTTCGAGAAGATCCACACAGGACTCATGCCGTCTGTTTCAATtactctctcacacacacacgcacagaAATCCTTATCGACAATGAACCTTCTTCTGTAATATCCGCACCTCATTTTTCCTCAACTCAAACCACATTTTTCTCTATCCATTTAATTTTgtgtttgtatatatatataagtgtgtgtgtgtgtgatacTTCTTATACAAGTGAAGTATACATACAGATTGCAATTCTGTATGTGCCTGAAAACCTGCGGAAATGGACAAAGCACCTTTGTATTTGTGTGTGATGATGATAGCTTTTGCAGTAAGCAACGTGTGTGAAGCTGCTCCTGAAATTGGCGTATTTGAACTGCGGAAAGGTGATTTCTCCGTCAACATCACCAACTATGGCGCCACCGTTATCTCCGTCCTAGTCCCCGATCGGAATGGTAACTCTGTTTCTCTTTATATGTATTTACATATACAAATGTGTGTCTCTCTCAAGATTGAAGTGTAGCTTGATGAAGATTTCACTGCCAAATCTTAATTCGAATTCCTTTCAGGCAAGTTGGATGACATAGTTCTCGGTTTTGGATCCGTAGAAGGTTACAAGGCAAGTCTGATAAAGAATCATTCAttcttttccatttttggaatTTATCACAGTTTTGTGCACTATTATTTTACACTAAATTTATGCTTAAATCATTAATCGTCAAGGACCAAAGTGATTTATTGCTGATTTGATGCCATATCATATATATCTTTTGCGGTAAATTTTCCTGCAATTTTTCCCCAGTTTAATTTGTGCTAGCTAATCAAAAGATCGTTATAAATAATTCGTACTTTCTTTCAAATCTAGAACTAAGCATTGTAGGCCAAATGATCAACAAGTTCAAAATAAGACGTTCTTTTGCAGAAATTGAACTTCTGGAAACACGAAACCTTTGAACACAACCTTGAAAGGTTAATTATGTCTGTTTTACATTTACAGTGAATACAGACCATATCTGAACATGTTCAAGATCGCCAGATTTCATGTATAGTTTTTAGCTCTGAAAACATAAACCTATCAGTTGGAAACAAACTTGCAAATTAGTTAGACCTGTTTTACATTTACATAGATGATAAAGAACATTTCTGCACATGTTAAGTTCTAAATAGCCAAATTTCATGTTTAGTTCTCAGCTCGAATGTAAAATTTGCAGAATGATACAACCTACTTTGGTGCCCTAGTCGGGCGCGTTGCAAATAGGATCTCAGGCGCTCAATTCACTCTAAACGGCGTAGTCTACAAACTGCCTGATAACAACAATGGAAACACTCTCCATGGTACTCCTAAACCTCTCAAATTCCTACCAATTTCATCAACACTTTAGCAATATTTATCATTGAAGACATGAATTAGGTGGGAAGATCGGATTCAGTGATGTGGTGTGGACAGTCCAAGAACACGTAAAGAACAGCCACATAACCCTCACTTACAACAGCCACGACGGTGAACAAGGTAAAAAACCACACTTCATAATTAGGAAAAGAGCATAAATATTTAGCTTTTAAACTAAAAGTTAATCTTGTGTTGAAACAGGATTTCCCGGTGCAGTATTTGTCATGGTGACTTACCTCTTCATAGGATCAAACAAATTCGCGATAAAAATGGAAGCCAAGCCACTCAACAAGCCAACTCCTATCAATCTAGCCTCCCACACATACTGGAATCTCGGTGGCCATGCAAATGGCAACATCCTGTCTCACAAGATCCAGCTCCTCGCTTCCAAGATCACACCCGTGGATGACAGACTCATCCCAACAGGCGCAATCTCCTCTGTCAAGGG includes these proteins:
- the LOC131021301 gene encoding uncharacterized protein LOC131021301; this encodes MDKAPLYLCVMMIAFAVSNVCEAAPEIGVFELRKGDFSVNITNYGATVISVLVPDRNGKLDDIVLGFGSVEGYKNDTTYFGALVGRVANRISGAQFTLNGVVYKLPDNNNGNTLHGGKIGFSDVVWTVQEHVKNSHITLTYNSHDGEQGFPGAVFVMVTYLFIGSNKFAIKMEAKPLNKPTPINLASHTYWNLGGHANGNILSHKIQLLASKITPVDDRLIPTGAISSVKGTPYDFLRPRAIGSRLNEVAGGYDINYVLDRAGAGGHLMKAAVVLDEGSGRKMELWTNQIGVQFYTSNMLGDTVGKNGVVYRRYGGLCLETQGFPDSVNRPNFPSQVVNVGESYLHVMVYRFTAS